The following are from one region of the Verrucomicrobiota bacterium genome:
- a CDS encoding polysaccharide lyase family protein: MCQSLFLGVLLLGLPRLVAAPQPKSGAETIFCLGVPDQSSVEFGLTRSGYAAFSKEFSKPVEFVVGKDSLEAWPFIHPSTHDTWAGSKAHTFTIRFPVKQIPAQPVYLVVGQVDSLKKPLLTVSLNGREIGKQRAPQGKGVGHIPGRVGEVATLVFPIPAGSLKPGENTLALNLDDGSWIIYDYVYLGTSQAPEASMATVVKEELLPKFLAGPLKDVEEIVFATRKVGSDGHWYANIGYYSDCELEYPQGKPFTHNGKRVAYRLGGKLGKLNVKTGKVTWLVEDAEGGVRDPIVHYDGKTILFSYRKGNGENYHLYTIQSDGSGLKQLTTGDYDDFEPCWLPEGGMVFVSTRAKRWVNCWVTQVATLHRCDANGSNIRMISANNEQDNTPWALPDGRLIYQRWEYVDRSQVDYHHLWTTNPDGTGQMIYFGNQRPGIVMIDAKPIPGSPRIAAIFSPGHGRAEHAGALVVVDPSNGPDQHGMARYITRTEDYRDPWAFSEEAFMAAKGPEIQLLTGAGQSDRLYRLSDEEVKDGFLIHEPRPIVAHDRELVVPTGVNLQEPTGRLVMANVYEGRNLAGVKPGEIKKLLVLETLPKPVNFTGGMDPLTYGGSFTLERVVGTVPVEADGSAYMELPALRGLFFVALDEHDMAVKRMQSFLTVQPGETTSCVGCHEQRTQSYIPGKSLAALRRPASKIQPIKDCPDVLDFPRDIQPILNRLCVDCHDATPTPRGGPYAGKVLLSGDHGPMFSHAYFNMTVHQLFTDGRNRARSNYGPRELGSSASRILQMLDGSHYGVKASEAEKTRLRLWTEVGSPYPGTYAALGSGSVGGYQENQQIHLDTDWPATKAAAQVMDQRCAECHKGQKRLPHTMSDELGMSFWRFAMDDPRLKYSRHSVFNLSRPAQSLLALAPLDKAAGGLGICVKPATGAAVFSSTSDPDYLKLVEMAVAGRDHLEKIKRFDMPGFLPREGWYREMRRYGILAADFKSTAPVDFYKVEQAYWKSMWYQPAGAQ, encoded by the coding sequence GTGTGCCAGTCACTGTTCCTGGGTGTTTTATTGCTTGGTCTGCCCCGTTTGGTGGCCGCCCCGCAGCCTAAATCGGGCGCGGAAACGATCTTTTGCCTGGGCGTGCCGGACCAATCCTCGGTGGAGTTCGGCCTGACGCGTAGCGGGTACGCCGCCTTCTCCAAAGAATTTTCCAAGCCGGTGGAATTTGTCGTGGGCAAGGATTCTTTGGAAGCCTGGCCGTTCATTCATCCCAGCACGCATGATACATGGGCAGGCAGCAAGGCGCATACGTTTACGATCCGATTCCCGGTGAAGCAGATCCCGGCACAGCCCGTTTACCTGGTGGTTGGGCAGGTGGATTCCTTGAAGAAACCGTTGCTCACCGTGTCCTTGAACGGACGGGAGATCGGCAAACAGCGCGCCCCGCAAGGCAAGGGCGTGGGGCATATCCCGGGCCGCGTCGGGGAAGTCGCCACCCTGGTGTTCCCCATTCCCGCCGGCAGCCTGAAGCCGGGAGAAAACACGCTGGCGCTGAATCTGGATGATGGCAGTTGGATTATTTACGACTATGTCTATCTGGGAACCAGCCAGGCTCCGGAAGCTTCGATGGCCACCGTGGTTAAGGAAGAGTTGCTGCCCAAGTTCCTGGCTGGTCCGCTGAAAGATGTGGAGGAAATCGTCTTCGCCACCCGCAAGGTCGGATCGGATGGCCATTGGTACGCCAACATCGGCTATTACTCGGACTGCGAGCTGGAATACCCGCAAGGAAAGCCCTTCACGCATAATGGCAAGCGGGTGGCCTACCGGTTGGGAGGGAAGCTGGGCAAATTGAATGTGAAGACCGGCAAGGTGACCTGGCTGGTTGAGGATGCCGAGGGCGGAGTGCGCGATCCGATTGTGCATTACGACGGCAAGACGATCCTCTTCTCCTATCGCAAGGGAAACGGGGAGAACTATCATCTGTACACCATTCAATCCGACGGCTCCGGCCTGAAGCAACTCACCACGGGCGATTACGATGATTTTGAGCCCTGCTGGCTGCCGGAGGGCGGCATGGTGTTCGTTTCCACGCGCGCCAAGCGCTGGGTGAACTGCTGGGTGACACAAGTGGCGACGCTCCACCGCTGCGACGCCAACGGCTCCAACATCCGGATGATTTCCGCCAACAACGAGCAGGATAATACGCCATGGGCGCTGCCGGATGGCCGCCTGATATATCAGCGCTGGGAATATGTGGATCGCTCGCAGGTGGATTACCACCATCTTTGGACCACCAACCCAGATGGCACCGGGCAGATGATTTACTTTGGCAATCAGCGGCCCGGCATTGTCATGATTGACGCCAAGCCCATTCCCGGTTCCCCCCGGATCGCCGCCATTTTCTCTCCGGGTCATGGCCGGGCGGAACATGCCGGCGCATTGGTGGTCGTGGATCCCAGCAATGGCCCCGATCAACACGGCATGGCCCGTTACATCACGCGCACGGAGGATTACCGCGATCCCTGGGCGTTTTCCGAGGAGGCGTTCATGGCGGCCAAAGGCCCGGAAATCCAGTTGCTGACAGGCGCGGGGCAATCGGATCGCCTGTATCGGCTGAGCGATGAGGAGGTCAAGGACGGCTTCCTGATTCATGAGCCGCGCCCCATCGTGGCGCACGATCGCGAGTTGGTAGTCCCCACCGGCGTGAACCTCCAGGAACCGACGGGGCGGCTGGTTATGGCCAATGTCTATGAAGGCCGCAACCTGGCGGGCGTCAAGCCGGGCGAAATCAAGAAGCTGCTGGTGCTGGAAACGCTGCCCAAGCCGGTCAACTTCACCGGCGGCATGGATCCGCTCACCTATGGCGGGTCCTTTACCCTGGAGCGTGTTGTGGGCACGGTGCCGGTGGAGGCGGATGGTTCGGCTTACATGGAACTTCCCGCGCTGCGGGGCCTCTTCTTTGTCGCGCTGGATGAGCACGACATGGCCGTCAAGCGCATGCAGAGCTTTTTGACGGTGCAACCGGGGGAGACGACCAGTTGCGTGGGGTGCCATGAGCAGCGCACCCAGAGTTACATCCCGGGCAAGTCCCTCGCGGCCTTGCGCCGGCCCGCCAGCAAAATCCAGCCCATCAAGGATTGCCCGGATGTCCTGGATTTCCCGCGCGACATCCAGCCGATCCTCAACCGACTGTGCGTGGATTGTCACGACGCCACCCCCACGCCGCGCGGCGGGCCGTATGCGGGCAAGGTGTTGCTATCGGGGGATCATGGCCCCATGTTTTCGCACGCCTACTTCAACATGACGGTTCACCAACTGTTCACGGACGGTCGGAATCGCGCCCGCAGCAATTACGGCCCGCGCGAACTGGGTTCGAGCGCCAGCCGCATTCTCCAGATGCTCGATGGTTCCCACTACGGCGTCAAAGCCAGCGAAGCCGAGAAGACCAGACTGCGGCTGTGGACCGAGGTGGGCTCGCCCTATCCCGGTACCTACGCCGCGTTGGGCTCCGGTTCGGTGGGCGGCTACCAGGAAAACCAGCAGATCCACCTGGATACAGACTGGCCCGCCACCAAGGCCGCGGCGCAAGTCATGGATCAGCGCTGCGCGGAATGCCACAAGGGGCAGAAACGCCTCCCGCACACCATGTCCGATGAATTGGGGATGTCCTTCTGGCGGTTTGCGATGGATGATCCGCGCCTCAAATACAGCCGCCACAGCGTTTTCAACCTGAGCCGCCCCGCCCAATCCCTGTTGGCCCTGGCCCCGCTGGACAAGGCGGCGGGCGGGCTGGGCATTTGCGTGAAGCCGGCCACCGGGGCCGCAGTTTTCTCCAGCACCAGCGATCCCGACTACCTGAAACTGGTGGAAATGGCGGTGGCCGGCCGCGATCATCTGGAAAAAATCAAGCGCTTCGACATGCCGGGCTTCCTTCCGCGCGAAGGGTGGTACCGCGAGATGCGGCGCTACGGTATTTTGGCGGCGGACTTCAAATCCACTGCGCCGGTAGACTTCTATAAAGTCGAGCAAGCCTACTGGAAATCCATGTGGTACCAGCCCGCAGGTGCCCAATAG
- a CDS encoding metallophosphoesterase encodes MKSPSKSVRVSRRKLLMAGLFVLPVAALAGDSMLLEPQWLKVKSLPLSRSLGCRLAHFTDVHYKGDRAYLQRVVEKINEAKPDLVCFTGDLVEEDGHLDEALELLGKIQAPMYGVPGNHDFWAKVDFDKFRRAFARQGGAWLHNDTATVFRGKIKLHGVAQIRKYQPAPQPGVTNILLAHYPAWADDLEDKKFDLILAGHTHGGQVRIPGYGPLVIPYESEEYDYGLFQSKGGPLYVSSGIGYFMLNVRFNCRPEVVVIEL; translated from the coding sequence GTGAAATCACCATCCAAATCCGTCCGGGTGAGCCGCCGCAAGCTGCTGATGGCGGGCCTATTTGTTCTGCCGGTGGCCGCTCTGGCTGGCGATTCCATGCTGCTTGAGCCGCAGTGGCTCAAGGTCAAGTCTCTGCCGTTATCCCGTTCGCTTGGGTGCCGCCTGGCACACTTCACCGACGTGCATTACAAGGGTGACCGGGCCTACCTGCAACGGGTCGTGGAAAAAATCAACGAGGCCAAGCCGGATCTGGTTTGCTTCACCGGCGACCTGGTGGAGGAAGACGGCCACTTGGACGAGGCCCTTGAACTGCTGGGGAAAATCCAAGCGCCCATGTACGGCGTGCCTGGCAACCATGATTTCTGGGCCAAGGTGGACTTTGATAAATTCCGCCGGGCTTTTGCACGCCAAGGCGGCGCGTGGCTGCACAATGACACCGCCACCGTATTTCGTGGCAAAATCAAACTTCACGGAGTGGCGCAAATCCGGAAATATCAACCGGCGCCCCAACCCGGCGTCACGAATATTCTCCTCGCGCACTATCCTGCTTGGGCGGACGATCTGGAGGATAAAAAGTTTGACCTGATCCTCGCCGGGCACACGCACGGCGGCCAGGTTCGCATTCCGGGCTATGGTCCGCTGGTGATTCCCTATGAGTCGGAGGAATACGATTACGGCCTGTTTCAGAGCAAGGGCGGCCCGCTCTACGTCAGCTCCGGCATCGGCTATTTCATGCTCAACGTACGCTTCAACTGCCGTCCGGAAGTGGTGGTCATCGAACTGTAA